From the Tripterygium wilfordii isolate XIE 37 chromosome 6, ASM1340144v1, whole genome shotgun sequence genome, one window contains:
- the LOC120001136 gene encoding synaptotagmin-4-like — translation MSWHSSVLGQFGEDDEQEGLKQDCDADIQTPTSLNHLRLLNFKLKWLNLHLIKILPYMNEATSKLIKASVEPVLEQDRAYVLSSLKFSKFTLGYVLRCES, via the exons ATG TCCTGGCATTCGAGTGTTCTTGGACAATTTGGAGAAGACGATGAGCAGGAAGGGCTGAAACAGGATTGCGATGCAGACATCCAAACACCAACTAGCTTGAATCATCTTCGGCTACTCAATTTCAAG TTGAAATGGCTTAATCTTCACCTTATCAAGATCTTGCCTTATATGAATGAG GCAACTTCTAAGCTCATAAAGGCTTCGGTTGAGCCAGTACTCGAACAAGACAGGGCGTACGTACTATCATCTCTGAAGTTTTCTAAATTCACTCTTGGTTATGTTCTTCGTTGtgaaagttaa